In a single window of the Thamnophis elegans isolate rThaEle1 chromosome 8, rThaEle1.pri, whole genome shotgun sequence genome:
- the DNAJC5B gene encoding dnaJ homolog subfamily C member 5B isoform X1 — protein sequence MAEQRQRNLSTSGEALYELLGLEKGVSHEEIKKSYRKLALKYHPDKNPDNPEAAEKFKEINNAHAILTDVSKRNIYDQYGSLGLYIAEQFGEENVNTYFMLSSWWAKGLFTLCGLLTGCYCCCCLCCCFNCCCGKCKPKPPAEEQEFCMSPEDLEEQIKTDMEKGTYDSPVLLQPINATEKTQLIGDSHRSYRTES from the exons ATGGCTGAACAAAGACAGAGAAATTTATCTACATCAGGAGAAGCACTCTATGAACTCCTAGGCCTTGAAAAAGGGGTATCCCATGAAGAAATCAAGAAAAGCTACAG GAAATTGGCCCTGAAATATCATCCTGATAAGAACCCAGATAACCCAGAGGCTGcagaaaaatttaaagaaattaacAATGCTCATGCAATATTAACAGATGTGTCCAAAAGAAATATATATGACCAATATGGATCATTAGGGCTGTACATCGCTGAACAGTTTGGTGAAGAAAATGTCAATACATATTTCATGCTTTCTAGTTGGTGGGCAAAA GGTCTGTTCACCCTTTGTGGTCTTTTGACTGGGTGCTACTGTTGTTGCTGCCTGTGCTGCTGTTTCAATTGCTGTTGTGGAAAATGCAAGCCCAAGCCCCCGGCAGAAGAGCAAGAGTTCTGCATGTCTCCTGAAGATCTGGAAGAGCAAATCAAGACAGACATGGAAAAAGGTACTTATGATT CTCCAGTTCTGCTTCAGCCAATAAATGCAACTGAGAAAACCCAGCTTATTGGTGACAGTCATCGTAGCTATCGCACAGAATCATAA
- the DNAJC5B gene encoding dnaJ homolog subfamily C member 5B isoform X2 has protein sequence MAEQRQRNLSTSGEALYELLGLEKGVSHEEIKKSYRKLALKYHPDKNPDNPEAAEKFKEINNAHAILTDVSKRNIYDQYGSLGLYIAEQFGEENVNTYFMLSSWWAKGLFTLCGLLTGCYCCCCLCCCFNCCCGKCKPKPPAEEQEFCMSPEDLEEQIKTDMEKDGEAPVLLQPINATEKTQLIGDSHRSYRTES, from the exons ATGGCTGAACAAAGACAGAGAAATTTATCTACATCAGGAGAAGCACTCTATGAACTCCTAGGCCTTGAAAAAGGGGTATCCCATGAAGAAATCAAGAAAAGCTACAG GAAATTGGCCCTGAAATATCATCCTGATAAGAACCCAGATAACCCAGAGGCTGcagaaaaatttaaagaaattaacAATGCTCATGCAATATTAACAGATGTGTCCAAAAGAAATATATATGACCAATATGGATCATTAGGGCTGTACATCGCTGAACAGTTTGGTGAAGAAAATGTCAATACATATTTCATGCTTTCTAGTTGGTGGGCAAAA GGTCTGTTCACCCTTTGTGGTCTTTTGACTGGGTGCTACTGTTGTTGCTGCCTGTGCTGCTGTTTCAATTGCTGTTGTGGAAAATGCAAGCCCAAGCCCCCGGCAGAAGAGCAAGAGTTCTGCATGTCTCCTGAAGATCTGGAAGAGCAAATCAAGACAGACATGGAAAAAG ATGGGGAAGCTCCAGTTCTGCTTCAGCCAATAAATGCAACTGAGAAAACCCAGCTTATTGGTGACAGTCATCGTAGCTATCGCACAGAATCATAA